Part of the Luteolibacter rhizosphaerae genome, GGTCGAAGATCGCATGCACCCCGTCCTTGAAGCCCTCCGCCTTGTCGGGATCGACATCGGCGATGTGGAAGATCGCGGTGCCATAGCCACGCTTGGCGATTGCCTCGGCAGGCCAAAAGCCTTGGGCAGTTCCGAGATCGGCGAGCACCGGCGAGCGGTTGTTGATGAGCAGGAAAAAGGGCACCGGCTTTTCCGCGGAGGCGGGCAAGACGATCCTGACCTTGATCCGTCCTTCGCCTCCCGGACCAGTGAAGCGGTAATCGCCGTCCGATACTTTGAGCCCGCTTGGGGCATCGTGGAGGGCGGTGATCTTCCACTCCGCCAGCGACGGATCTTGGAGCGGACTACGCCCGTAGACATGTTCCCGGAAGAGATCGAGGGTGCGAGGCCGCACCTTCTCCCGCCACTCTGCGGCATTCTCGGCCTTCCGACCGCTCTCGTCCGCCAGGATCTCGGGTAGCTCCAGTTTCTCCTCGGCCCTCATCGCGGGAGCCGTGGAGAGCATGGCGATGAGCGGCAGCAGCCTGAAGGAATCGATCCTCATCCCTAGTCCTACGCGCAGCTTACAAGGGGCTTTCAGGAAGCGGGTGAGAGGATTTCATTTTTCCGTCGGGCGGATCGGGTCCATGCTCTGCACGTGGCGCTGCCGGTGGACATGTTGGGACGGGGAATGCGGGATCTGCGGATCTCGCTCACCGACCGCTGCAATTTCCGCTGCCGCTACTGCATGCCGGTGGAGGTTTTCGGCCCCGGCTATCGCTTCTTGCCGCGGGAGGACCTGCTGAGCTTCGAGGAGATCTTGCGCCTCACCCGCCTGCTGGTGCCGCTGGGGGTCGAGAAGGTCCGGCTTACCGGCGGTGAACCGCTGCTGCGGAATGGAATCGAGGATCTGATCGCGATGCTGGCCGCCATTGAAGGAGTGAAGGACATCGCCCTCACCACGAATGGCGTCTTGCTTGCCCACCACGCGGAGGCTCTGGCCTTGGCGGGCCTGAGCCGGGTGACCGTGAGCCTGGATGCCCTCGATCCGGCGATCTTTGCGCGGATGAACGGCGTCGGGGCAAAGGTCGAGCGCGTGCTGGCGGGCATCAATGCCGCCCAAACCTACGGCCTGAAGGTGAAAGTGAATTCCGTGATCCAGCGCGGAGTGAACGAAACCGAAATCCTCCCGCTGGCCCGCTGGGCGAAGGAGCATCACATCGACCTGCGCTATATCGAATACATGGATGTGGGCGAGACCAACGGCTGGAAGCTGGATGAAGTCGTTTCCGCCGCGGAACTGCTGGAGATTCTTTCCACCGAGTTCGAGTTGCAGGGCCGCGATCCCGCCTATCGGGGGGAAGTGGCCCTTCATTGGTCGCATGCAGATGGAGCTTGCGAGGTGGGCGTGATCGCCTCCGTCACCAAGCCCTTCTGCCGGGATTGCCAGCGCCTGCGCCTCTCCGCGGATGGCAAGCTCTTCACCTGTCTCTTCGCGGCAAATGGGCACGACGTGCGTGGATTGTTGCGGGGCGGGGCAGGGGATGAGACCCTGCGGGCCGCGATTACCGGCCTCTGGAGCGTGCGACAGGACCGCTACTCGGAGGAGCGGGGCATCATTGCCCGTCCGAAGGCTGAGATGAGTTACCTCGGCGGTTGAGCAGTGCTCAGCGGGCTAAATGCCCGTGGAGCTCCAGCAGCGTTTGTCCCTGTATCAGGGTTTCCTTACCCACCTCGCGCTCGAGCTGGAGCATTCCCGCGACATTGTAGACCCGGATCACGCCGCCATCCCGTCGGGCGGAGAAGGCCGCATATTCCATCGCGGCATTGGCGTTGCGGAACCACAGATCGGCATGACGGCCGAGCGAATCGGTCAGGCCCACTCCGGGACCATTTTCAAAAGGGCGAATGTCGTAAGTGCTCACGAGTTCAAATGAACACTATTCGGGCGATTTGTCAAACCGAGTCCTTCGGATATCCGTAGTTCCGGGAATGCGAGCGTCTTCAGGCGCGCTGCAGCAACTCACCGAGAATGCTATCCAAGCGCGCCAGTCCGTGGTCCTCCCGGAAGCGCAGGTGGTCGGAAATCAAGGGCTCTCCTCGCCAATCTTTCCCGCCGAGGATCCGCTCGATGGCCTCCAGCGCCTTTACGGAATCTCCCTCCGGAATGGTCAGGCCCGTCCGGTAGCCCTCGATCCGGTGGCCGATGCATTCGCCGCGGGTGGCGATGCACGGGATGTCGAAACAGGCCGCCTTGCCCAAGGCCCCGCTGCTACCCTCGAATCCTTCGTAAGCCGCCCACGCGACATCGAAGGTGGAGAAGATCGAATTGAAATCCGCCTCTTCCGGAATGCGCCCGGCCTTAGGATCGAAGTGCAGGTTATCGATTTCTCCCGACTGGATTCGCCGGGCTGTTAGGTCGATGAGTTCTTGTTCCTCCGGGCTGTATTCCGGCCGTTCGAAGCGACCGGCACAAACGAAGAACCAAGGCAGCTTCATCTCGCGCGCTTTCTCGGCGACCCGTAGCAGGTTCAACATGCCCTTGCGGCGCTCCAAGCCGATCAATCCGATGATCTTGCGTCCTGCCGCCTTGCGTCGGATTTCTTCCGCAAGCACGTAAGGCCTCGCGGGCAGGGTGGCATCGGTGACATCGGGGAAACCCTCCACGGACTGCCGGGTGTAGTCCTTCATCGGCGAGATGAAGCGCTCGTCGAGCACGCCGATCCCCCGGCAGAGCGGGCTGCGGATCAGGGCATCGCCCTTCGCCAGCATGCGCAGTGATTTCTTGGGAGAGGGCGCTTCACCGTGATGATGATTGCGCAGGTAGAGTCCGCTCCAAGGGCGGTCGATCGTAAGATGAGGGACCGCGGGGAAGGGGAGAAAGCGGAGGTAGCTATCCAGATAAGGGAAGAACACGAGGTCGGCCTTGCGCCCGACCTTTTGCTCCGCCTCGAAGAGCGTGTCCGCACAGCGCTTCCAGCGCTGGTAGGTACGCATCGGGTCGCCCTCGAAGCGACCGCGGAACCAACTGCGCTTGCCCGCCGGCAGGAAGTGGGTGCTCACCCTCCGCTCGAATTCCGCGGCCCCGGCTTCCGTGGCGGCACGGGCTCCGCTCAGCGCTTCCGCCGGATTCGGGCAGAGGCCTATCACGAAGGCTCCCAACCGCAGGAAGGCCGCGGTGAACTGGGAGAAATACATCGGATGATGGCCGACCCAGAGCGGATCGACCAAGGCGACGGTCTTCGGCGGCGGGGAGTCGGAGATCATGAAAGGGTGGGCCGCAGGCGGGCGTGGATCCAGGAGGCGCGCACGAGGAAAGATTGGGAGAGACCCGCCATCACGCCGAAAATCATCGAAGCGAGTCGTTCGTCGAAGGGATTGGAGGTCAGGGTCTCGCTTAGCAGGCAGCATGCCGCGATGAAGGGCAGGAAAGCCAGCCACTGATCCGGCCCGGGATCGGAGGCATTCGCCCGTGCGGCACCCAGCGAAGCGGCCATCACCCCGCCGATCAACGTCACGTGCGCCAGTAACCCGATCACCCCGCCGGAGAAGAGCGAGTAGGTCCAGGTCGAATGACCGGCGAACCATACATCATCACCGATCTCCTCATCCGGCGGATAGACCAGATGGATCGCCGGCATGTACTTCGGGTGCCAGTAGTAGGAGGCGCCGATGCCCCGGCCATGCAGGTAGTGGACCGGTTCGCGGTTCAGGATCTCGAAGATCCCGTCCGCCTCCGCGCGGCGCGTCAGATAGGAGATGTCCTCGGTCGTATTCCGATCGGAGGCGTGGTGGAAGAGCCGCTCGTTCCAGCGCTCGATCAGCAGCGGCTCGACCAGTGCTGCCAGCACGATGCCGCCGATGGCCAGCGCGGCGGCGGCCCCGACCGGCATGAGGCGCATCGGCAAATCGGCCGGGCGGAAGATCCCCCAGCGCGTGCCTAGCAGGAAGCAAAGCCCGCTCGCGAGGGCGGAGGCCATCACCGGGAAAAGCAGCGACCGCGTGATGGTGACGAAGATGCCGATGAAGAGCACGCCGGTGGCCACTAGCAGGGTCCAGTGGAAGCGCTTCCGCAGCAGCAGGGCGCAGCCGATCCATGCGGCGATCCAGTTGTTGGCCGAACTCTGGACCTCCACCCGCGCGGTTTCCAAGGTCACCTCCTTGAAAACGAAACCGTGGAAGATCCGCCAGATCACGTTGATGCAGGCGGCGGTGAACACCGGCGCGACGATGCGCGAGGCCTTCACTCCCACGCAGCCCGCGATGTGCGCGTTCATCATCGCGGCCAGACAGAGACAAAGCGGCAGGATGATCCGGATCGCCCGGCCCGGTGCGACTCCTTGAAGCAGGGCATTCGATGCCATGAAGGCGAGGAAGCATCCCCAGAAAAGGATGAACCATGCACCCGGCCTTACTAACAGGTGACGCCAGCCGAGGAAGAGGATGCCGGCGGTGGAGAAGATCGCCAGAGCCAGGAAGATCAACTGGTCGAAGCCCGCGCCGCCCGTAGCCTCGCGCGCTTGCGAGGCGCGGTAGTCGAAGGCGAAGGACATCATGAAGACCCACAGGAGCTTCTCCACCCACGGCGCGGCCGCGGTGGCGGGAACTTCCACGGGATCATGGCGCTCGCTCATGGTCGCAGGGCTTGCGGATTCTCCAAGGCCCGCGCGAGTGTGACGCCGCGGTCCTCCCAGTGGAAGGCGGAGCGACAGTTTTCGAGCGCCTTGCCGGCGGCATGGTTCAGGAAGGCGAGATCGTCGATCTTGGCCGCCACTGCTTCTGCCAGGCTCTCCGGATCCGGTGCGGCGATCGCCTCGCTGCGCGGATCGACCGGAACACCGCTGAGGGCCGCCTCCACCGATGCCAGAGGCAGACCGCGGAAGATGTAGTCGAGCGCCTTCAGCTTGAAGCCGCCGCCGAGCGCTTCGGGGATCAGGCCGATGCGGGCTTGATCGAGGAAAGGTGTTACCGAAGGCACGTTCGCTTGGAAGCTCGCCCAAGGATACTGCCTGGCGAGCGCCGTGAACCAAGCCGGATCCGCCTTGCCCACCACTTGGAAGCCGATCTTCGCGGCTTGGAACGGTTCCGCCGCAGCCTGCAAAAAGGCCTCAAGGTTGCGACGTTTCGCCAGCCACTCGAAGGCCCCGGCCAGCACCACCTGCCGCGGAGTCTCCGCGGTGATCGGGCGTGGCGGACCTTGCGGGATCTCACCGCCGTAGCCCGGCTTCAGGACGAAGATCGGCACCCCGGGGGCATCCAGAGCGAAGGCATCGGCATCGCGCGGAGTGATCGCGGAGATCAGGTTGGCGCGGCGAGCCAGCGCTCCCTCCATCCGGCCATATTTCCAAGAGTCCCACTTCAGGGCCATGCGCATCGGCAGGGAACCGCCACGGTCACCGGCCACCTGCTTGCGCACGGAGGCCTCGTGATTGTGCGCGAGGTACATCACCTTTTGCTCCGGTCCTAACAGATCGAGCGCCCACGCGCAGGCGGCTTGGTCGATGATGATCCAGTCCCATGTTTCTGGGAGAAGCCGTGCGAGCACCTCGCGTTGCAGCGGATTGCCGAGGCGGTAGGCATCGCCGGGCAGCTTCGCAGGCAGGCTCTTCAGGCGCCCGGAGGGAATCGTGCCGTGCAGCTCCCAACGGAGCTCCGGTCCGCCTTCGGTCGGCTTGGCCGCCTTGTGCGCCAGCACCGTCAGCTCGATCCCGGGTTGGGCCGCGAGCGAGCGCAGCAGTCCGAGCGTGTAGATCAGCTCGCCGCTATCCGCAGGGCGCGGGTCTTGCCGGGTGATCCAGAGGCAACGCATGGCGGGTGGGGCGACGACTCTACCGCGCGGCTCAAGGCTTGGCTGTTAGAATCTTCTCGAAGGTGCTGGCCGTCTTCTCGATCGGGAAGGTGGCCTCGGCATAGGCCCGGGCCTTCGCTCCGAACTCGGCACACTCCTCGGGAGATGCCTGCAGGAAGGACGCGGCGGCCAGAAAGCCTTCCATGTCCTTCGGTGCCACGGTGATACCCGCGCCGTGTTCCCGGGTGATCCGGGCGGCCAGGTTCTCCTTCGGCACAGCCAGAAGGAGCGGCCGCGCGGCGCAGAGATAGCTGAGGGTCTTGGATGGCACCGAGAACACACCCGCTTCCTCCTCCAGGATGCCGACCAGAACATCGCCCGAGGCAAGCACGGAGGGCAGTTCCGCGAAGGGCTGATAGGGCAGGATCTTCATGTTGCTGAGTCCGGCTGTGGCGGATTCCCGCTTCAGCCACTCCGCCCCGATCCCTTCCGAGACAATCACGACTTCCACCTCCGGCTGATTGCTGAAGCGCTTTGCCAACTCCAGCAGCATGGCCGGATTGTGCTTCATGCCGATGGTACCGGAGTAGAGGAACACGAACTTGTCCTGCAGACCATGACGGCGGGACCACTCGTTGTCCTTCGGCAGGGCGGGAAGTTCCTCAATCACCGCCCAGTTCGGCACCACTGAGACACGGTCGGGACTCACTCCGAATTCATCCGCCAGGATCGGGGTGAAATCTTCCGTGATCGTGACGATGCCGCTGCTGCGGCGGAACTGCCGGGAATCCAGCAAGCGGTACCAAGCGCCGATGAAGCCTCCCGCGACCGGGATCTTCCGTCGCAGGAGTTTGTCCACGGCCAGGCTGTAGAAATCCTGCACCCAATAGTAGAAGCGGCCGCCGCTCTCCACGGTGGCGCGGGTGATGGGTTCTTGAGTCTCGGTCGGCGTATTGCCGGAAAGTACGGCATCCGGCTTCCATGCCCGCACGAATTCGGCGGCGGCTTGGCCGTAACGGATCTCCATGTTTCGGCGGCGGCGGAAGGAATATTTGTAGCGCGGATACTCCGGATCCATCGGGATCTCCCTGAATTCCAGCGTCGCCGCATCTCCGGGATTGCGCCGGAGATCCCCGCGAGGGGTTTGCAGGCTGCCGGCGAAGGCATGCACCACCTCATGGCCGCGGGCTGCAAGAGCCCTGCTCAGCGAGGTCGGAAAGGCATGGCCGGCGTAGTCGTGGACCAGAATTTTCATGGGGGGAGGTGCACGGGGGTGCGGGCGGATCTTATGAAATCGTGGAACAGCGTCAACGGAGGGGCTTCACGCGATCGCGGGGGTACCCCGGTTCCCGAAAATCCGTCCTTCAAACCTCTCGCACCCTCACCCGGCACTGCCTATGCTAGAGGAGAGTGAAGAAAAGGCTTCCGCCCCCACCTCCATCCTCCCTCATGCCGTCCGATCCCCCCGGAACCCTCTGGCCCCACGTGATGCCCCGCCCCGAGGTGCGGATCGTGCTCGCGTACGTGGTGCTCGCGAGCGTCTGGGTGATCGGCTCGGACCGGCTCTTGCAGAGCGTGATGCCCGATAGCCCGGTTTCCCTCCAATCGCTAAAGGGGATCAACTTCGTCATCACCACCTCGGTACTGCTCTATTTTGTCCTGCGCCGGGCCTACCGTGGCTGGCGCGAGGCCGAGCGCCAGCAATGGGAGCTGATGTCCGAAGTGAGCGAGACCTTCCGCAATTTGTCGGCCCGGGTCGAGACTCTGCGCGAAGCCGACCGCACCCGGATCTCCCGCGAACTTCACGATCAGCTCGGGCAAGCGCTGACCGGCCTGAAGATGGATCTCCGCTGGGTGGAGGGTCGTTTGGAACTGCGGGACGACCGCGCCTTCAATCCGCTTACCGACCGCTTGGTGGAAGCTCAAGAGCAGGTGGACCTCCTGATCGGGACCGTGCAGCGAATCGCCACCGATCTCCGACCGGATGTGCTCGATGATCTGGGTCTGGCCGAAGCGCTCACCGAGGAAGGGGACCGCTTCACCCTCCGGAGCGGGATTCCCTGCCGGATCGAAGTCGGGGAATTGCCGGAGGATTTACCGCCGGAGTTGGGCACGGCGGCTTTCCGGATCTTTCAGGAAGCCTTGGCCAATGTATCCCGCCACGCGAATGCTTCCGAGGTGAAGGTGAAATGTCAGCTCGGCGCGGATTTGCTCGAGATGGAGATTTCGGACAATGGCAAGGGAATGCCGGCCGGTGTGGACCGGGATCCTCACTCCTTGGGGCTGCTCGGCATGCGCGAGCGCGCCGAGTTGCTTGCCGGCAAGGTGATCTTTACCACCGGGGATTCCGGGGGTACTTGTGTGGTGGCGAAACTCCCTTGGGGGAAGATCCCATGAGAATCCTCATCGCCGATGACCACGAACTGATCCGCCGCGGACTGCGGGGGCTCCTGCTTGATCATTTGCCGGGAGCGGAGATCGTGGATGCGGGCGACGCCCGCGAGGCCATGGCATTGATCGAGAGCGCCCCCTTCGATCTTGCCTTGGTGGATATCAATATGCCGGGGCGGAGCGGCTTGGAACTCCTGCGGGATCTCCGCCGCCTGTTTCCCTCCATGCCGGTGCTGGTGGTCAGTGCCCATACCGAGGAGGACTTCGCGTTGAGGGCG contains:
- the moaA gene encoding GTP 3',8-cyclase MoaA produces the protein MLGRGMRDLRISLTDRCNFRCRYCMPVEVFGPGYRFLPREDLLSFEEILRLTRLLVPLGVEKVRLTGGEPLLRNGIEDLIAMLAAIEGVKDIALTTNGVLLAHHAEALALAGLSRVTVSLDALDPAIFARMNGVGAKVERVLAGINAAQTYGLKVKVNSVIQRGVNETEILPLARWAKEHHIDLRYIEYMDVGETNGWKLDEVVSAAELLEILSTEFELQGRDPAYRGEVALHWSHADGACEVGVIASVTKPFCRDCQRLRLSADGKLFTCLFAANGHDVRGLLRGGAGDETLRAAITGLWSVRQDRYSEERGIIARPKAEMSYLGG
- a CDS encoding glycosyltransferase family 4 protein, which produces MKILVHDYAGHAFPTSLSRALAARGHEVVHAFAGSLQTPRGDLRRNPGDAATLEFREIPMDPEYPRYKYSFRRRRNMEIRYGQAAAEFVRAWKPDAVLSGNTPTETQEPITRATVESGGRFYYWVQDFYSLAVDKLLRRKIPVAGGFIGAWYRLLDSRQFRRSSGIVTITEDFTPILADEFGVSPDRVSVVPNWAVIEELPALPKDNEWSRRHGLQDKFVFLYSGTIGMKHNPAMLLELAKRFSNQPEVEVVIVSEGIGAEWLKRESATAGLSNMKILPYQPFAELPSVLASGDVLVGILEEEAGVFSVPSKTLSYLCAARPLLLAVPKENLAARITREHGAGITVAPKDMEGFLAAASFLQASPEECAEFGAKARAYAEATFPIEKTASTFEKILTAKP
- a CDS encoding glycosyltransferase, translating into MISDSPPPKTVALVDPLWVGHHPMYFSQFTAAFLRLGAFVIGLCPNPAEALSGARAATEAGAAEFERRVSTHFLPAGKRSWFRGRFEGDPMRTYQRWKRCADTLFEAEQKVGRKADLVFFPYLDSYLRFLPFPAVPHLTIDRPWSGLYLRNHHHGEAPSPKKSLRMLAKGDALIRSPLCRGIGVLDERFISPMKDYTRQSVEGFPDVTDATLPARPYVLAEEIRRKAAGRKIIGLIGLERRKGMLNLLRVAEKAREMKLPWFFVCAGRFERPEYSPEEQELIDLTARRIQSGEIDNLHFDPKAGRIPEEADFNSIFSTFDVAWAAYEGFEGSSGALGKAACFDIPCIATRGECIGHRIEGYRTGLTIPEGDSVKALEAIERILGGKDWRGEPLISDHLRFREDHGLARLDSILGELLQRA
- a CDS encoding sensor histidine kinase, which gives rise to MPSDPPGTLWPHVMPRPEVRIVLAYVVLASVWVIGSDRLLQSVMPDSPVSLQSLKGINFVITTSVLLYFVLRRAYRGWREAERQQWELMSEVSETFRNLSARVETLREADRTRISRELHDQLGQALTGLKMDLRWVEGRLELRDDRAFNPLTDRLVEAQEQVDLLIGTVQRIATDLRPDVLDDLGLAEALTEEGDRFTLRSGIPCRIEVGELPEDLPPELGTAAFRIFQEALANVSRHANASEVKVKCQLGADLLEMEISDNGKGMPAGVDRDPHSLGLLGMRERAELLAGKVIFTTGDSGGTCVVAKLPWGKIP
- a CDS encoding glycosyltransferase; amino-acid sequence: MRCLWITRQDPRPADSGELIYTLGLLRSLAAQPGIELTVLAHKAAKPTEGGPELRWELHGTIPSGRLKSLPAKLPGDAYRLGNPLQREVLARLLPETWDWIIIDQAACAWALDLLGPEQKVMYLAHNHEASVRKQVAGDRGGSLPMRMALKWDSWKYGRMEGALARRANLISAITPRDADAFALDAPGVPIFVLKPGYGGEIPQGPPRPITAETPRQVVLAGAFEWLAKRRNLEAFLQAAAEPFQAAKIGFQVVGKADPAWFTALARQYPWASFQANVPSVTPFLDQARIGLIPEALGGGFKLKALDYIFRGLPLASVEAALSGVPVDPRSEAIAAPDPESLAEAVAAKIDDLAFLNHAAGKALENCRSAFHWEDRGVTLARALENPQALRP